One Candidatus Zixiibacteriota bacterium genomic window, TGGCTCGTCGGTCGGGGGATCACCAATGCCCGGCAATTACGAGATATGGACGACAAAACGATCTCTCGGAAAATGGGGGTGACGGGCGTCCGCCTGATCTATGAACTGCGGGGGATAAGTTGCTTCTCGTTGACAACCGTCCCGCCGCCCTCCAAGTCGGTTATTTCTTCTCAGTCGTTTGGCCATAAGACCGATTCTCTTGAGACGGTCAAGGGAGCGGTCGCCTCTCATATCGCCGCTGCCGCGGAAAAAATGCGCTCTCAACATCTGGCGGCCAAAGAGTTGACGGTGTTCATGATGACGAATTGTCCCGACGGAAAATACGGCAAGAACAATCATTCCACCGGCATCAGTCTGCCCCAGGCAACCAACGATACGGCGGAGTTGATTCATTATGCGATGCAGGCCGCGGACATAATTCACCGCAAGGGATATATCTACGTGAAGGCGGGAGTTATGTTCAGCAACCTCATACCGGAAAATCATGTGCAGGCGACGTTGTTTACCGCGCCTGACAACGCCAATAAGAACAAGAAACTGATGAACACGATCGACCGCGTGAACACGAGCATGGGGCGCGGAACCCTGCGATACGCCGTCCAACTGCAGGCTTTGTCGTCGCGAGCCAAACACGAACACGGCCGTTTCCGCTACACGACCAACTGGCAGGAGTTGGTCGTGGTCAAGGCCGTATAGTTAATTGGCGACCAATGTTCCGGTCTGTCTCTGTACAATCTACTCCGGAGAACGTCGCTGGCTGGTGGCCCACCCGTCCACGGGTGGGATTTGAAATCATATTGACAACTAAATTTCGTGGGCGGCAGACCTCCCGGTCTGCCCCTGCAGCAGCCTTGCCAGTCGTAGCGCGGGATCCCTGCGATCCCGCGCTTTATCGTAGGCATCGCTGGTGGCCCACCCGTCCACGGGTGGGATTTGAAATCATATTGACAACTAAATTTCGTGGGCGGCAGACCTCCCGGTCTGCCCCTGCAGCAGCCTTGCCAGTCGTAGCGCGGGATCCCTGCGATCCCGCGCTTTATCGTAGGCATCGCTGGTGGC contains:
- a CDS encoding Y-family DNA polymerase encodes the protein MSGTEATSIAYTPGALDRCFALVDCDNFFASCERVFRPELKNQPVVVLSSNDGCIVARSNEAKALGIGMGEPFFQCRRLIEKHRVNVFSSNFPLYGDMSRRVMAILSRFAPEMEIYSIDEAFLDLRRCDHLARCDNLTEYAHTIRDTVKQWTGIPVSIGIARTQTLAKIAAHLAKRSAKAKGVLDLTDSPFIDQALESVEVGDVWGVGWRSTEWLVGRGITNARQLRDMDDKTISRKMGVTGVRLIYELRGISCFSLTTVPPPSKSVISSQSFGHKTDSLETVKGAVASHIAAAAEKMRSQHLAAKELTVFMMTNCPDGKYGKNNHSTGISLPQATNDTAELIHYAMQAADIIHRKGYIYVKAGVMFSNLIPENHVQATLFTAPDNANKNKKLMNTIDRVNTSMGRGTLRYAVQLQALSSRAKHEHGRFRYTTNWQELVVVKAV